The Musa acuminata AAA Group cultivar baxijiao chromosome BXJ3-6, Cavendish_Baxijiao_AAA, whole genome shotgun sequence region TCCTAGAACATGTTTTCATATGTTCAATTGCACATCACAATTACTCAACAGGGACTATTTAGAACTACCTCAGTGAATAATATACAGCATCTCTTCCAAAATTAAAAGTATGAAACATCTGATGAAAACTTCCTAAATGCAAAGACTCCATGCTTTTATCATTTCAGCTGCGTTGCTAATGTGAAAAGTCAAATCTATTGCAAACTTGATaagcataagaaaaaaatttacataCAAATTAATAGAAAAAGAACTTAAATATGCATGGTATACAGGAAATTTCCTGAAAGCAGCATACCATAAGAAACTGTTTCAAGTTTCCTCCACATGAAACATCTTGAATGAATCGCAAAAAATGATTAACTTGGGCACCAAGAGAAAGAGCAACATTTGCAAAAAGATCATCGGGCAAAACAAGCCGAGGTACTTGAGGTGGAGATCTATAAGAGAGGGTCATTCAGCAACTGTCATCAGAAAAATTCTTCATGATAAAGTAATTGGCTACCTGTTTAATACTCTAGAAGCATTTGACCAAACAAACTGAATAAGCATTCCAATGACAAGTGCAAAGGCCAAGAGAGTCAAAAAGTGATAATTCAACCACTCAAAGAGAATCCAGATAGCTGTTGCAACAGTCAAGacacttgatgatatcttattgttcCGCCATAACAACACATCAGCAGCTACAAGATCAAAATGAATAATTTCATTTTAGTTATATGATACTTAAGAACAAGACATCTGGATAGAAAATTAACTTACATTTTCCACCTCCCAAGATCTTGTGAACAGAGTTCTGGCGTCCGAACAACCTATCCATCTGTGCTGAGACTGAATTTTGTTCTTCAAAGAATCTTACGGACTTCTGCTTGGGTACATTATCAGCTATCTTTTCCATTATGTTGTTCAAAAAATTTTCAGATGTGCGCTCCACATGCTCAGCCATGTTTCTGTGTGATGGTGTCATCCTAGAAAGCAACTCCAGCAATTTAACCATCCATTATGTCTTTTCAATCCAATAAAAATTGAAAAAAGCCATAGAAGTATAATAGAAGCACAAAAAATGACAAGCATACACTAAGCCCTTCACATGGCAAATACTATTCCAACTGTTCTACCCTCTGTACCACTTCACCCCAACCCACCACGCATAGAGAGATGATTCAAATGATAATGAATTTATCACATATAAAATTCATATATACTGTGGAAAGGAGAATCCCCCAGAAAAGAAAACTGTGCTACTTACCATAACAAATAAAATGTCTAGTGTCACAAGAAGCTAATAATTAGGATTTTGCCCAAACGAAGGCGTAACAAGACCTTTAATCTGACATATACCCAGGATAGCATGacaattatttcttttctaaaGACCCAATTAAAGGAAATAACAATACCCAGGAATGAACAAAGAAGCCAAAATTAAATATGGATGAATACATCACTTTAAGCTGGTGGTATGCAGCAATAACCGAGTATCACATTTTTGAGTCAACGTGACCCCCTTAAAGTGAGTTTAGGACATTTCTAAACATGCCCCAATTTGGCTAATTTCTTTAATCAGATAATTAGTTCCTAATTTTCACCACATTGCACCAAGTTTCACAGAAGCATGAGGCATCTCCATTTGCACTAGGCAGCTCAAATGCCCCTTAAGGAATACATACGTTCTGCCCTATTTTCCAAGACGCAGTGAATGGCTAGACAAGCAAAATAGCATGCAGGAGCTTCATCAAGAACAgaatgccatccgagcagcaggaGAAATGGACAATAGGGCATCTACCCCATAATTATCAAATATAGCACCATTTCTCTATGTTACTAAAATAACtaatattatggatttttttTAGCAGTTCAATATAAAGTTATCAAATTTTCTCTACATCAATATCTTTATTATACTTGAGCATACATCAGTACATAAAAAATTCAAACTTCCGAAGACCACAGATTTTCATTTGCCTCTTTTATTTTGCTTGGCAACAAAAAGATCATTTTAAGATACAAATACACAACGCTGAAGTAGAGATTTCTTATCATGATCACTCCAAAGACATTATTATTCACAATATAGAAACTGATTCATTGTCACAAAGAACTTCCAAGAACTGTCACTGTTGAAAGCTACAACCAACTGTGACCCACAACGAAGGAATttataaaaagacaaaaaaaaaaaaaaaaaaacttgattgaCGCAGAGATCGGAGATAAGCATGAAAATCCAGGCGAAAGAgcataaagaaaatgaaagaaggcTTCCATTGATCCCATTTCTCGTCTCACCAAGAACAGTAAGAAATTGCACAGAACCGAAGGAAAGCAGCAAGGAAGTCGATGATCGAATGATCGACTGAATAGAAATAAGTCTTGGAAGGATTTGGAAGGGGGAGAGGGGAAGAAAGCGAGGAAAGAAGACTCACCCAGATTAACGATGGTTCCTCAAGCAAGGGGGGGAAGAATTTGGGAATCAGAGAGTGAAGGGGAGACTGCGTGCGTGCAGTGGGAAGGGAAGGGAACCATTAAAATAACGGCTGTTATGATCTGCGTAACAGATTTGCGCAGAATGTATCGGCGTTACTTAGGCCGATCTCAGATATATTCCGATAGAATAATTAATGtttcattttacggatgtcacgaGCGCGAAAAGTGATCGCCACGTATGCCTAACACAGGCCGAATAAATGCACGAGACGAATTATTGTCATTTAATTAAATTGTTTAATCGAGTTGAAATTAAATTAGTGATATAATTATTCTATTTCTAAGCTTAAATTAAATTGGCGAGCACGAAAGAAATTTGAACTGAGAAACAACATGACATCCATGTAATCTAAGGAGTGACATCCATCACATCGGGCCCGCGTATACCTGTAGCAGCGGTCAAATCAGTCGTGGAAGGAGAAAGACTGCCGGAAACCCGCCTGACATGGAAGCCACATTTTTCTCACTAAGAGTTGGACTCAATTTGAAGACGAGACTGTCTGTGTTTCTTATTTGATTCGAATTCTTGCTGAACAAAATTGGAACAACGGAGCTTAGGCGACGTCCCACCCATTATACATGCGACAGTAGTCGCATACATTATAGAGCTTTTACTTCGTAGGCACGTCAGTCAGTGTTGCCTTGGTAACTGTTCTTGAAGGAGTTCTTCCTGGCCGATGCCAGCACCGTCTTGTCGGCGACTATGAAGTAGGCCGCTCCCGCGGCTGCACCATTCACACGAGTCAACATAAGGTATCAGCGTAAACTATCTATCTAAACGCGCGTCTGATAGTAGTAAGGAGAGTGTCAGTAACCTGTGGAGATGATGAGGGCTTGAGCAGTAGGATTGAGGTTGGACCTCGCCCATGGCAGCATCCTAACGCTAGCCAACTGTAGTTAACAATTCATGAGGCATTACAATGGAACTCGTGCATTAGATTGCATTGAAGAGTACGCTTACCGTCGGGATGGCAGCTGCAACACTTGCGACGACGGCCGCCTTTGCTCCCGCCATGGCTCCCTCTGGCAATTGTTCCAGGAAAGATGAGGTAAAAACCTAAGGCTGAGGAATGGTAGATTAAGTAATATATATAATACCATGGGAACAGCGCTTGGCCATGGCCAGCTTCTGATCCAGAGCGGCGGAACCCATGCTTCGC contains the following coding sequences:
- the LOC135640059 gene encoding reticulon-like protein B8, with translation MTPSHRNMAEHVERTSENFLNNIMEKIADNVPKQKSVRFFEEQNSVSAQMDRLFGRQNSVHKILGGGKSADVLLWRNNKISSSVLTVATAIWILFEWLNYHFLTLLAFALVIGMLIQFVWSNASRVLNRSPPQVPRLVLPDDLFANVALSLGAQVNHFLRFIQDVSCGGNLKQFLMVVASLGATALIGSWCNFLTIIYIGFVCAHTLPVLYEKNENQVDGFLDKLFGQMQSQYRKLDGSLLSKIPKGNLKFKKNE
- the LOC135640061 gene encoding early nodulin-93-like, translated to MGSAALDQKLAMAKRCSHEGAMAGAKAAVVASVAAAIPTLASVRMLPWARSNLNPTAQALIISTAAGAAYFIVADKTVLASARKNSFKNSYQGNTD